One genomic segment of Triplophysa rosa linkage group LG22, Trosa_1v2, whole genome shotgun sequence includes these proteins:
- the depdc1b gene encoding DEP domain-containing protein 1B has translation MDGTLIGPGPYRATKLWNETIRLFRGGMPVRRHWAHFRSYDRSFTGAEGVDFLHELLGQNQNFGPEVTRYQTLQLLRKFLKNHVIEDVKGHFGKEDFEDNGRLYRFPPQSPLKPLPVRPPVRDHCSVPRIPCWDDFEEIAVPENIPMKPIALNSESWNKRHSIAIGEVPECRLITRREISPKHVDQIWKSMTLTHLQNVLGLRSLDGVLDAKLLSPKHIVHNVFSVNKQGIVVLKNKADDVPHWVLSAMKCLANWPNGNDTRQPMYPGFERDVFKTVSEHFQRLKEPLLTFHLYEIFVSILGLLQQQQVALEAVQVCCLLLPPANRRKLQLLMRLMAKVCANPTLPPLNNAIGARTLMVQTFSRCILGSADEVDLDELLSTKLVTFMIDNHDSVLQVSSNLRRSVEEHLSHLRRAQIKYAGADTSMMSPAQSFCRQISREQFEQQRVSGSQGAIVELLENIIQDKNMSIKDKKKKLKQFQRSHPDIYRRRFPTAESEASVFPDRLQKVKPQLMFLTLKKPFQPFQRSWSFRA, from the exons ATGGACGGTACATTGATCGGACCGGGGCCTTATAGGGCCACAAAGTTG TGGAATGAAACCATCAGACTTTTCCGCGGTGGGATGCCAGTCAGACGTCACTGGGCTCATTTCAGGAGTTATGATCGGAGTTTCACAGGAGCTGAGGGTGTTGACTTCCTCCACGAGCTGCTCGGACAAAACCAGAACTTTGGACCGGAGGTGACGCGCTACCAAACACTGCAGTTACTCCGGAAGTTCCTTAAAAACCATGTCATTGAGGATGTCAAAGGACATTTCGGAAAAGAGGATTTTGAGGACAACGGACGTCTATATAG GTTTCCTCCCCAGTCTCCTCTGAAACCTCTTCCTGTCCGTCCACCTGTAAGAGATCACTGCTCTGTTCCCAGAATTCCATGCTGGGATGACTTTGAGGAAATTGCAGTGCCTGAAAACATACCCATGAAACCTATTGCTCTG AATTCAGAGTCGTGGAACAAGCGTCACAGCATAGCCATCGGTGAGGTGCCTGAATGCAGATTAATCACGAGAAGAGAAATAAGCCCCAAACATGTGGACCAGATATGGAAGTCAATGACACTAACACA TTTACAGAATGTTTTGGGTCTTCGGTCTTTGGACGGGGTGCTAGATGCCAAACTCTTGAGTCCAAAGCACATCGTGCACAATGTGTTCAGTGTTAATAAGCAGGGGATTGTTGTCCTGAAGAATAAAGCAG ATGATGTGCCGCACTGGGTTTTATCTGCTATGAAATGTCTGGCAAACT GGCCCAATGGGAATGACACCAGGCAGCCCATGTATCCAGGGTTCGAGAGAGACGTTTTTAAGACGGTGTCTGAACATTTCCAAAGACTGAAAGAGCCACTGTTGACTTTCCATCTGTATGAAATCTTTGTCAGTATTTTGG GTCTCCTGCAGCAGCAGCAGGTCGCGCTTGAAGCTGTGCAGGTTTGCTGCCTCCTGCTGCCTCCGGCCAACCGTCGTAAACTGCAGCTGTTAATGCGACTGATGGCTAAAGTCTGCGCCAACCCAACACTCCCCCCTCTGAACAACGCTATAGGAGCACGTACCCTG ATGGTCCAAACCTTCTCGCGGTGCATTCTGGGCTCGGCGGATGAGGTGGACTTGGACGAGCTGTTGTCCACCAAACTGGTGACGTTTATGATAGATAACCACGACAGTGTGCTTCAGGTGTCATCCAACCTGAGAAGATCTGTTGAGGAACACCTGTCCCACCTCAGACGGGCTCAG ATCAAATATGCAGGTGCGGACACGTCCATGATGTCTCCAGCACAGTCGTTCTGTAGACAGATCAGCAGAGAGCAGTTTGAGCAGCAGAGAGTGTCCGGTTCTCAAGGGGCCATCGTGGAACTTCTGGAGAACATCATACAAGACAAGAACATGTCcattaaagataaaaagaaaaaacttaAACAG TTTCAGAGATCTCATCCTGATATTTACCGGAGGCGCTTTCCCACAGCAGAAAGTGAGGCGTCCGTTTTCCCCGACAGGTTGCAGAAAGTCAAACCCCAGCTGATGTTCCTCACGCTGAAGAAACCCTTCCAACCCTTTCAGAGGAGCTGGAGCTTTCGTgcttga
- the elovl7b gene encoding elongation of very long chain fatty acids protein 7 isoform X1 has product MAFNTLTSRAVLLYDEWIREAVADPRSENWLLMSSPFPQTIIIAAYIYFVTSLGPRLMENRKPFDLKRPMIIYNFAIVAFSLYMIYEFLMSGWANGYTYRCDIVDYSSSPQALRMAWTCWLYYFSKFIEMLDTIFFVLRKKNSQVSFLHVYHHSIMPFTWWFGVRFAPGGLGTFHALLNCIVHVIMYTYYALSAMGPVYQKYLWWKKYMTTIQLVQFTLVTAHIGQFFFMKDCPYQFPVFLYVIGLYGLIFLILFLHFYYHAYTKGKRLPKVHQNGTCHQNGNYLHKKSE; this is encoded by the exons ATGGCTTTCAACACACTGACATCCAGAGCGGTTCTGCTGTATGATGAGTGGATCAGAGAAGCAG TTGCAGATCCACGGAGTGAGAACTGGCTCCTAATGTCTTCGCCGTTCCCTCAAACCATCATCATTGCTGCCTACATCTACTTTGTGACATCACTAGGGCCTCGGCTCATGGAGAACCGCAAGCCCTTTGACCTCAAGCGGCCCATGATCATCTACAACTTCGCCATTGTGGCCTTTTCGCTGTACATGATTTATGAG TTTCTCATGTCTGGCTGGGCAAACGGATACACCTATAGGTGTGACATCGTGGATTACTCCAGTTCTCCTCAGGCTCTCAGG atgGCGTGGACCTGCTGGCTGTACTATTTCTCAAAGTTCATTGAGATGTTGGACACT attttctttgttttgaggAAAAAGAACAGCCAAGTGTCTTTCCTGCATGTCTACCATCACTCCATCATGCCCTTCACCTGGTGGTTTGGAGTCAGATTTGCTCCAG GTGGTCTGGGAACTTTCCACGCCCTTCTGAACTGCATCGTGCATGTCATCATGTACACCTACTATGCTCTCTCCGCGATGGGACCCGTCTACCAGAAGTACCTGTGGTGGAAAAAGTACATGACCACCATCCAGCTG GTTCAGTTTACACTGGTGACGGCTCACATCGGCCAGTTCTTCTTCATGAAAGATTGTCCTTACCAGTTTCCAGTGTTCCTCTACGTTATCGGTCTGTACGGGCTGATCTTTCTGATCCTGTTTCTCCACTTCTACTATCATGCCTACACCAAAGGCAAGAGGCTTCCCAAAGTCCACCAGAACGGAACCTGCCACCAGAACGGAAATTACCTTCACAAAAAGTCCGAGTAA
- the elovl7b gene encoding elongation of very long chain fatty acids protein 7 isoform X2 yields the protein MAFNTLTSRAVLLYDEWIREADPRSENWLLMSSPFPQTIIIAAYIYFVTSLGPRLMENRKPFDLKRPMIIYNFAIVAFSLYMIYEFLMSGWANGYTYRCDIVDYSSSPQALRMAWTCWLYYFSKFIEMLDTIFFVLRKKNSQVSFLHVYHHSIMPFTWWFGVRFAPGGLGTFHALLNCIVHVIMYTYYALSAMGPVYQKYLWWKKYMTTIQLVQFTLVTAHIGQFFFMKDCPYQFPVFLYVIGLYGLIFLILFLHFYYHAYTKGKRLPKVHQNGTCHQNGNYLHKKSE from the exons ATGGCTTTCAACACACTGACATCCAGAGCGGTTCTGCTGTATGATGAGTGGATCAGAGAAGCAG ATCCACGGAGTGAGAACTGGCTCCTAATGTCTTCGCCGTTCCCTCAAACCATCATCATTGCTGCCTACATCTACTTTGTGACATCACTAGGGCCTCGGCTCATGGAGAACCGCAAGCCCTTTGACCTCAAGCGGCCCATGATCATCTACAACTTCGCCATTGTGGCCTTTTCGCTGTACATGATTTATGAG TTTCTCATGTCTGGCTGGGCAAACGGATACACCTATAGGTGTGACATCGTGGATTACTCCAGTTCTCCTCAGGCTCTCAGG atgGCGTGGACCTGCTGGCTGTACTATTTCTCAAAGTTCATTGAGATGTTGGACACT attttctttgttttgaggAAAAAGAACAGCCAAGTGTCTTTCCTGCATGTCTACCATCACTCCATCATGCCCTTCACCTGGTGGTTTGGAGTCAGATTTGCTCCAG GTGGTCTGGGAACTTTCCACGCCCTTCTGAACTGCATCGTGCATGTCATCATGTACACCTACTATGCTCTCTCCGCGATGGGACCCGTCTACCAGAAGTACCTGTGGTGGAAAAAGTACATGACCACCATCCAGCTG GTTCAGTTTACACTGGTGACGGCTCACATCGGCCAGTTCTTCTTCATGAAAGATTGTCCTTACCAGTTTCCAGTGTTCCTCTACGTTATCGGTCTGTACGGGCTGATCTTTCTGATCCTGTTTCTCCACTTCTACTATCATGCCTACACCAAAGGCAAGAGGCTTCCCAAAGTCCACCAGAACGGAACCTGCCACCAGAACGGAAATTACCTTCACAAAAAGTCCGAGTAA